One Maribacter sp. HTCC2170 genomic window, TTCACTATCCAACGTGAATAAGAAATTAGCAGTGCTTCCTCCTTCATTGGTTGTTCCTGAGGTCGGTGTAACATTAACCCCTACTGAATCATCATCTACATTAACCATGGAAACATCAGCTACCTGAGCTCCTGTAAGTGCAGCATATGAACTATCTGTAGATGTAACATTCCCCGTATTTACCGTATAGTTGATATCACCATCAACAATATTGTCATTAACTCCAGTCACCGTTACGGTGACCCCTGTATTCCAACTTGCAACAGGAACAATAACATTTGCTGGAACAGTCCCTTCAGTAATATCACTACTGGTCAAAGCAATGGTAACATCAGCAGTTGGTTCACTTGTTAATGTAAAAAGAAAATCGGCAGTCGTTCCCGATTCATTTGTAGTACCTGAAAGCGGTGCTACATTAACACCAGCGACATCGTCATCGGCAATGGTAACTGTGGCCGAATTAGGAGTTCCTATTGGAAACAATATTGGATTCGTAGTATTGTTTAAAGTAAGAATAACGGTTTCGTTAGGATCAACAATAAAATCTTCTAAGGGACTAACATTGATATTTCTGTTCACGGTAGTTCCGTTACTAGGAAAGGTAAAAACACCTGTTAAATTGAAGTCAGTACCATCTGTGGCACTGCCTGTTAATGTATAATCAACGGTGATTATGGCACCTGTAGCATTGGGATTGGTCGAAGTTAATCTAAACAATCCTGGATCCAGGCCTGCCTCTGAAGCATCGGGATCAAAAGGAGGAGTTGTCAGGTTTAAGGATACCGTTCCTATATCATCGTTTGTAAAACTACTACCCCCAACACTATCAGTTGGACTTAAATCTGAAAAAAGTGGAGTCGCATTGCTTAAGGTTACAGAAATCGTCTCATCCAATTCAACCAAACTATCACCATTTGTAGTTACTTCTATTGTCTGTGTGAGAACCAAGGTGTTTACGGGAAAGGTAAGAATCCCGGAAAGGCCATCTTCATTACCTCCGCTTATAGTATAATCAACCGAAACATCCGAAAAAGGACTAGATGCATCTATACTTACATCAAATGATAATGTAGATATACCCGCATTACCTTCAGCAATGGGAATGGGGTCATTTATGCTAAATATTGATTGGCCATATCCAATAAAACCGAACAGGAATGCAAAGTTTAAAATCAAAAACTTAGGCACACAAAAACTTCTGTAAGATGGGGCAATTTTTTTCTTTTTCAATTTCATAGACTGTTCTTTGAATCTTAATTAGGTTCAATGTACAGCACAGCTAGTAGGTATATTTAAAAAAATGGGACTCAATATTACTAAAAAAAACACCTACAACCTTAAATTAAGGCCTAAAGATAGGTTTCTTGGATGAAATACTGATTTTACGCTTATGTCTTATCTAATCGATAATTGCAGAGGTTGTTTGAGACACTCGTTCAATTTTTCGAACCAAGCCTTGTAATACTTTGCCCGGACCAACTTCTGTAAACAATATGGCTCCGTCTTTAACCATATTTTGTACACTTTGTGTCCACCTGACTGGTGCTGTCAATTGTGAAATCAAATTCTTCTTAATCTCATCTGAATCAATTACCGCAGTAGTGGTCACATTTTGATAAATGGGACATTGAGGCATGGCAAACTCGGTGCTTTCTATAGCTGATGCTAATTCTTCTCGTGCAGGCTCCATCAATGGTGAGTGAAATGCTCCTCCCACCGGCAAAACCAATGCCCTACGAGCACCAGCTTTTTTTAAATTTTCACAAGCAGTGTCAATGGCCTCAACTTCTCCAGAAATAACCAATTGCCCAGGGCAATTGTAGTTCGCTGCCACCACAATTCCCGAAGTTTTCTTACATATATTCTCAACAACTTCATCGGCAAGTCCCAGAACAGCTGCCATTGTACTCGGCTGTAATTCACATGCCTTTTGCATTGCCTGAGCTCTTTGGGAAACCAATCGAAGCCCATCCTCAAAATTCAAAGAGCCATTGGCCACTAAGGCCGAAAATTCCCCAAGGGAATGTCCTGCAACCATGTCTGGCTTAAAACCATCGCCCATTACTTTGCTAAGTATTACTGAATGAAGAAATATTGCAGGTTGCGTAACTTTAGTTTGCTTTAAATCTTCGGGAGTACCCTCGAACATTATATCTGTAATAGAGAAACCAAGAATTTCATTGGCTTTTTCAAATAATTCTTGCGCCAAAGGATACTTTTCATAAAGGTCGAGTCCCATTCCTACGAATTGAGCTCCTTGACCTGGGAATATATATGCATTCATCTTATTGAATTTTGGACTGCAAAAATAAGTATTATTCTTTCTAAACAAATTTTTTGTAAACAGAAACTATTTCTAGTTTAATCTTCTTTAAACCAACCTGAATACTTCACATAATTATTGGCTATCCTGTCTATCTCACCTGAGCTAAGTTCAGGACTAATATCTTTGATTTTTTTTGCTGGCATACCTGCAAAAACAGTTCCAGAAGGAACATGTGTTCCTTTGGTCACTACTGCACCAGCAGCAATGATACTATTGCTTTCAATAATGCAATCATCCATGATTATACTACCCATGCCTATTAAAACATTATCCTTTATAGTGCACCCATGCACAAGAGCATTATGACCAATTGAAACATTATCACCTATTGTCGTTGGAGACTTTTGATATGTGCAATGTATCACGGCACCATCTTGCACATTTACTTTGTTACCCATTTTAATGAAATGCACATCCCCTCGAACTACAGCATTGAACCAAATACTGCACTGAGTTCCCATTGTGACTTCACCCACGATCGTAGCATTTTCTGCTATAAAACAATCTTCTCCTATTTGTGGTGATTTTCCTTTTACTGGTTTTATTATCATTTTCTGTTCTTAAAAAGATAAGTCAAAAATAAGACAATAACTCCTTCTTTTTAGAGGCTGAAACCAAAAGTTCTTTACCATTCGAAACTATTACACTACCGCCCTTGCCCTTTCTATATTTAATCACTTCATTCACATTTACCAAAAAAGACTTATGAATGCGTGCAAAAGAGAATTGAGATAGAGCTTCCTCAAAATATTTAAGGGTTTTACTGACCAATATTTTTTTGTTTTCGAGATGAATCTCTGTGTAATTATCATCAGCCTTACAATATAAAATATCAGCAACATTCAGCACTTGGAAACCATCTTGTTGCGGCAACGTTATTTTCCCTTCAACACTCTTAAGCTTAGGCTGTAATACCTTATCCTCTAGAGCATCTTCTTTCGCTTTGATCTCGACAACATATTCAACCGCCTTGATCAATTCATCAATATTTATTGGTTTCATTAGATAATATGCCGCATGATTGTTCAAAGCATCCATCGCATATTGGTTATAAGCGGTAACAAATACAGTCTCAAATGTTCGTTCTTTAACCTGATCCAAAAGGTCAAAAGCATTACCATAGGGCATTTCAACATCTAAAAAAACAAGATCCAATTCATTTTTGTCAATAAATTCAAGCGCCTCTTTAATCGATGCCGCTTCACCTTGCACCATCACATTTGTACAATATTTCGACAAATAGTTCCTAAGTATCTCTCTACTCCCTGCTTCGTCCTCAACAATAAGCGCTTTTAACTTCATTGATCCTTATTTAATGTAAACAATACCCTGGTTCCTTTACCGTCTTCACTTAAATCAGAAATGTGCACATCAACTTTGTCTTTGTACATATCATTTAAAATAGAAATTCTTTTACTGATATTCCCCATCCCTTTTGATTTTTGCTTCTTCTGGTT contains:
- the fabD gene encoding ACP S-malonyltransferase, producing the protein MNAYIFPGQGAQFVGMGLDLYEKYPLAQELFEKANEILGFSITDIMFEGTPEDLKQTKVTQPAIFLHSVILSKVMGDGFKPDMVAGHSLGEFSALVANGSLNFEDGLRLVSQRAQAMQKACELQPSTMAAVLGLADEVVENICKKTSGIVVAANYNCPGQLVISGEVEAIDTACENLKKAGARRALVLPVGGAFHSPLMEPAREELASAIESTEFAMPQCPIYQNVTTTAVIDSDEIKKNLISQLTAPVRWTQSVQNMVKDGAILFTEVGPGKVLQGLVRKIERVSQTTSAIID
- a CDS encoding gamma carbonic anhydrase family protein — its product is MIIKPVKGKSPQIGEDCFIAENATIVGEVTMGTQCSIWFNAVVRGDVHFIKMGNKVNVQDGAVIHCTYQKSPTTIGDNVSIGHNALVHGCTIKDNVLIGMGSIIMDDCIIESNSIIAAGAVVTKGTHVPSGTVFAGMPAKKIKDISPELSSGEIDRIANNYVKYSGWFKED
- a CDS encoding LytR/AlgR family response regulator transcription factor, giving the protein MKLKALIVEDEAGSREILRNYLSKYCTNVMVQGEAASIKEALEFIDKNELDLVFLDVEMPYGNAFDLLDQVKERTFETVFVTAYNQYAMDALNNHAAYYLMKPINIDELIKAVEYVVEIKAKEDALEDKVLQPKLKSVEGKITLPQQDGFQVLNVADILYCKADDNYTEIHLENKKILVSKTLKYFEEALSQFSFARIHKSFLVNVNEVIKYRKGKGGSVIVSNGKELLVSASKKKELLSYF